The genomic region TTAGTTGTGGGGACAGATCTATCACTTCCGAAGGCTGTAGAGGAGTCCTTGGAAGGCTAAGAGGTGAGGCAGAAATAAAGGGGGAAGTGGTTATGCTTGCAGGGGGGATTGGAAGATGGAAGTAGATTTAACTAAGTTCAAATCTGCACAGAAATGTCAATTTGGGATAGAGGGTGCTTGAGGGAGGGTGTAACTTTCCTAGGAATGGCTTGTGACTCCTGGGGCAGGCTCAGACTTTGAGACCGCTGGCACTGTTACAAAAGCTCTCTCATTATGACCTTGTTAAATGTTTAATCTGTCGCTCTGGAAGTCTGAATCTCTTAGCTTTTCTTTGCCTTGTTGCTTGACGGAGAAAAGTGTTACAGAGTACACACATGCACAAGACACACACCAGTTTGCACATCCTGACAAGCCTTCTCCTCAGTTGTGTTTTATGCCGTTCAAGGGACCCCTCGGAGCATTCCTTTCATAACACTCCCAGGGGGACCTTTGGCTAAGGTGACATTGTCAGCGCTGCTCATAAAACCGAAGACATTccatgcagcatttttaaaattctttagtCTCTTGTCATATCCAAGGAGACCTCAAGGGCAGCGGCCGCAAGGAGATCACCGCACGGCGACTCCATGTATCTGGTAAACATCAGACTGTGCGATTTTTCACTTCACCTgcctggggggagggaagagggttgAATTTAAGATGGTCGATTGATCAATCTTCCCCTTTGAAcaatatatacaaaagaaaagTTAATTGCTAACACGGGATGCAAATTGGGATTTAGAGATAAAAATGAAGAATAGAACAGAGAAATGTGTGGAACAGAGAAATACGGACTTTAGGATAGCTTAGGTAATAATTATCCAGCTATACTGCTGAAGGGAGATTATTGCTGGCTGACTGCTTGAGGTAGTATCCTGAATTCTAGCATAGTGCAgtagttagtgttggactaggatctgagcgaCACAGGTACAAATCTCCACTCCGCTGAAAAGtgcactgggtgatcttgggccagttgttTTCTCTAAGGCTAACTTTAGTTTGTTGTAAGGGCAAACTAGAGGAGGAAAGAACCATGTCAGAGGGAGAgtagatttatttacttcatttataccctgcttttctccccactggggacccaaagagaaccagtttgatgtagtagttaagagcagcaggactctaatctggagaaccagattagaaccagaaccagaaccagattagaaccagaaccagattccccactcctccgcctgaagccagctgggtgaccttgggtcagtcacagctctctcagagctctctcagccccacccacctcacaaggtgattgttacggggataataataacactttgtaaaccgctctgagtgggtgttaagttgtcttgaagggtgatatataaactgaatgttgttataaAGCAGCTTAAGTAATTCACctgtcctttattttatcctcaacaaCCGTGTTAAGCTGAAAGAGAGCAAAAGagcgactggctcaaggtcacccaacaagcttccggggcggagtggggattcaaacccgtatcttccagatcctagtccaacactctaaccactataccacactggttcttatTAAAATGTGATTCATATGTAGGTAAGGTGTGCATGGGGAAGTATGTTAGGCATGCATACTTTTCCCAGGTGAAACTTCCAGCATTTCCAATGGGTGCCAATTAAGatgcaagatccagaggagttagccgtgttagtctgtagtagcaaaatagtaaacagtccagtagcacctttaagactaagcaactttattgtagcataagatttcgagagccacagctctcttcgtcaaatgcatctgacaaaaagagctgcggctcttgaaagcttatgctacaataaagttggttagtcttaaaggtgctactcgactctttatAATTAAGATGCAAAACAGACTTCACCAAACACACAAAATCTCATTTTATGTTATGACCCAGCTTATAACTTCTTAAGACAAGGATTTTAAGACTTGTAAATCTATGCGAGCACAACGTGCTCGGCAAATCAGATCAGGTGGCTACAGGTTTCGTCCGCCTCCCTAGCTGCAGCTAACTCCTGTGGATTGTGCAAGGTGGTGACTTGTATGCACTTGACTCATTAAGTATTGATTTATTAAGCTggttggagctttatgggggagGGGCAAGGGGCAGGACAGTAAACAGAAGTTGCATTATGGAATGAGCTACTTCTTCAAAGCTTTGCGATGTGGAtgtatgtgcatgtcatttttatttgtgtttttcttttaaagcagGCCCATAGTCCTCGGGTCTCCATGAAGAAGCATTTTTGTAGCCCTCCTTGAAGCCTGAGCAATGCCCTGGAACGTCAAATGGCTGAACAGCTGCCACGGCCACGGCTCCCCATCCCAGAAGCAATGCAAGAAGTCCTCCTTTGCCTTTTACCAAGCCGTGAGGGACCAGCTGCCAGTGTGGCTCTTGGAGGACATGAGGATCATGGAAGCTTTTCACTGGCAAGAGGGGGGCAAAGTCAGCTCCTACTCTCCCTCCGAAGCCCTCCTCTACGCCCTGGTGCACAACCACCAGCCTTACGCCCAACATCTGCTCCGTAAGTTCCCCCAAAGTGCCCTGGCCATCCCCAGCCTCCACTTCAGCTGCTGCCATTCCTCAGCACCTCACCTGGCCATGGCTGTCCGGTACAACCGTGTCCACATCCTTTTAGAGATTCTCAAGGCCATCAGAGACTTCCCAGCCAGTGACCGGGCCGGTTATTTGGACCGCAGGGGGTGCAGCCGAGTGGAAGGCGGCAAAACTGCCCTGCACGTGGCCTGCGAACTGGTGAGGCCTGAGTGTTTGCTTCTGTTGCTAGGCCACGGGGCTTCCCC from Eublepharis macularius isolate TG4126 chromosome 2, MPM_Emac_v1.0, whole genome shotgun sequence harbors:
- the ANKRD9 gene encoding ankyrin repeat domain-containing protein 9; this encodes MPWNVKWLNSCHGHGSPSQKQCKKSSFAFYQAVRDQLPVWLLEDMRIMEAFHWQEGGKVSSYSPSEALLYALVHNHQPYAQHLLRKFPQSALAIPSLHFSCCHSSAPHLAMAVRYNRVHILLEILKAIRDFPASDRAGYLDRRGCSRVEGGKTALHVACELVRPECLLLLLGHGASPCLSDCTGQTPLDLLLQQVWESPTANLRAKLLLLDSLFLFMPQGFHFSTKQRLLDDQQQWQTLLGKNRFQWLAGLAPASLFVKSMQVLIGTIAPDQFPEALDALPLPHFLKPLDLKLKS